One Sulfolobus sp. S-194 DNA segment encodes these proteins:
- a CDS encoding thioredoxin family protein: protein MSYDYIVSQYLAYIKDIILEGCKAEEIFDYFKDKLNIVNKEGCDKPYIKVYKDGRLYFSYYGIPAVNEFWPFLNALVRISNNVIQLDEKEKELASNIYGNIKLFVTPDCTKCPITAELLYQLPIFNSNISLEIIDVATYEELGKKYRVLNVPKIILNEKTEIPGSFPPTIILKMLARGSEQH, encoded by the coding sequence ATGAGCTACGATTATATAGTCTCTCAATATTTAGCTTATATAAAGGATATAATACTGGAAGGTTGTAAAGCTGAAGAAATATTCGATTATTTCAAGGATAAGTTAAATATAGTTAATAAAGAAGGTTGTGATAAACCATATATAAAGGTGTACAAAGATGGTAGGTTATATTTCTCATATTATGGAATTCCTGCAGTTAATGAGTTTTGGCCCTTTCTAAATGCCTTAGTTAGAATATCTAATAATGTGATACAACTTGATGAAAAAGAAAAAGAATTAGCATCTAACATTTACGGTAATATAAAATTGTTTGTGACACCAGATTGTACTAAATGCCCTATAACTGCTGAATTATTATATCAACTTCCTATATTTAATAGCAATATCAGTTTAGAAATTATTGATGTAGCTACCTACGAAGAGTTAGGGAAGAAATATAGAGTTTTGAATGTTCCTAAGATTATATTAAATGAGAAAACAGAGATACCAGGCAGTTTTCCTCCTACTATAATA
- a CDS encoding NAD(P)/FAD-dependent oxidoreductase produces the protein MEYDVIIIGGGTAGYTAGVILGRRGKKIAVVEKEKFGGTCVNYGCVPSIFLSDISFLYSRLSEIGNYKGIEINLKLNNFFSKREEIIDYLSTAGKRLIENAGGETIEGEGIIRDNHTIEVNGRLLTTKEIIIATGSKPKPPRIEGIENAISEDQVVRLNAIPSSMVIIGGGVAGTEIAQIFAKLGTKVTLLTRSKILKELHEETRKLVVDSLEFDGIDIIENSKIEKIYEEKVYTNKGVFDGEIIVYATGREPNYPKGFEKLNVEIGKEGIIVNERMQTNIKNVYAIGDIVNKEKKVAHVAYMEAIIASLNVLGTCEYMDYSGTPQVIYTDPQIGIAGEKDKAVKFLKFPYNADTRAIIKGLREGFGLIGIDKNGTIVYSEIIGDNAEELINIMALAIRKRVTIRDLAFTIFVHPSLSEILVNAARGEFDLDVDLYK, from the coding sequence ATGGAATATGATGTTATAATAATAGGCGGAGGAACAGCAGGATATACTGCCGGTGTCATATTAGGAAGAAGAGGTAAAAAAATAGCGGTAGTAGAAAAGGAAAAGTTTGGAGGTACTTGCGTAAATTATGGGTGTGTTCCAAGTATTTTTTTATCAGATATTTCTTTTTTGTATTCGCGCCTTTCTGAAATAGGCAATTATAAGGGTATTGAAATTAATTTAAAATTAAATAATTTCTTTTCTAAAAGAGAAGAAATAATAGACTATTTGAGTACAGCGGGTAAGAGACTGATTGAAAATGCTGGTGGAGAGACAATCGAAGGAGAAGGCATAATAAGAGATAATCACACAATTGAAGTCAATGGAAGACTACTAACTACTAAAGAAATTATTATTGCTACTGGTTCAAAGCCTAAACCTCCAAGAATAGAAGGTATTGAGAACGCGATAAGCGAAGATCAAGTTGTCAGACTTAATGCTATTCCTTCATCTATGGTAATTATTGGCGGAGGAGTTGCTGGTACTGAAATCGCTCAAATATTTGCAAAATTAGGAACTAAAGTTACTCTTCTAACAAGGAGTAAAATATTAAAAGAGCTTCATGAAGAAACTAGAAAATTAGTTGTTGATTCACTAGAGTTTGATGGGATAGATATCATAGAGAATTCTAAAATCGAGAAAATATACGAAGAAAAAGTTTATACGAATAAAGGTGTGTTTGACGGAGAAATAATAGTATATGCTACTGGACGGGAACCAAATTATCCAAAAGGATTTGAAAAATTAAATGTGGAAATTGGAAAGGAAGGAATAATAGTTAATGAAAGAATGCAGACTAACATTAAGAATGTCTATGCTATTGGTGATATTGTAAATAAGGAGAAAAAAGTAGCACATGTTGCGTATATGGAGGCAATCATTGCTTCTCTTAACGTTTTAGGTACATGTGAATATATGGATTATTCTGGAACACCTCAGGTAATCTACACAGATCCACAAATAGGTATAGCGGGAGAGAAAGATAAAGCAGTTAAGTTTCTTAAGTTTCCTTATAATGCTGATACTAGGGCAATAATAAAAGGATTAAGAGAGGGATTTGGCTTAATAGGAATTGATAAGAACGGGACTATTGTATATTCAGAAATAATCGGAGATAATGCTGAGGAGCTTATAAATATAATGGCCCTGGCTATACGCAAGAGAGTTACAATCAGAGATTTAGCTTTTACAATATTCGTTCATCCTTCCTTAAGTGAGATTCTTGTGAATGCGGCAAGAGGAGAATTTGATTTAGATGTTGACTTATATAAATAA